One genomic segment of Arthrobacter sp. zg-Y1110 includes these proteins:
- a CDS encoding GNAT family N-acetyltransferase: MQIRPARREDVPVILELIHDLAVYEKEPHAVKNTVEALEANLFGEHPAIFAHVAVEHGAIQGFALWFLNYSTWEGVHGIYLEDLYVRPEARAGGIGKALLRTLAEIAVERGYARVEWCVLNWNEPSIAFYKSLGALPQDEWTTFRLTGDALASFGASPEEAK, from the coding sequence ATGCAGATCCGTCCCGCGCGTCGAGAAGACGTTCCCGTCATCCTCGAGCTGATCCATGACCTGGCCGTCTACGAAAAAGAGCCGCACGCGGTAAAAAACACCGTGGAGGCCCTGGAAGCGAACCTCTTCGGAGAGCACCCGGCCATCTTCGCCCACGTGGCGGTGGAGCACGGAGCGATACAGGGCTTTGCCCTCTGGTTCCTGAACTACTCCACCTGGGAGGGTGTGCACGGCATCTACCTGGAGGACCTCTATGTCCGCCCCGAGGCCCGGGCCGGGGGCATCGGCAAGGCACTGCTGCGCACGCTGGCGGAAATCGCCGTCGAACGCGGCTACGCCCGTGTGGAGTGGTGCGTACTGAACTGGAACGAACCGTCCATCGCGTTCTACAAGTCCCTTGGTGCGCTCCCGCAGGATGAGTGGACCACGTTCCGGCTCACCGGGGACGCGCTGGCCTCCTTCGGTGCCTCCCCGGAGGAGGCGAAGTGA
- the uvrB gene encoding excinuclease ABC subunit UvrB gives MSLAQDIKRVVAPFEVISDYKPAGDQPTAIKELAERIKAGEKDVVLLGATGTGKSATAAWLVEQVQRPTLVMVQNKTLAAQLANEFRELLPNNAVEYFVSYYDYYQPEAYVPQTDTFIEKDSSINEEVERLRHSATNALLTRRDVIVVATVSCIYGLGTPEEYIEAMVTLRRGQQMNRDDLLRRFVAMQYVRNDMDFHRGTFRVRGDTVEIIPMYEENAIRVEFFGDEIENIYTLHPLTGDVIHEETEMYVFPASHYVAGEDRMHRAIRQIEDELQVRLKELESQNKLVEAQRLRMRTTYDLEMMQQMGFCNGIENYSRHIDGRGPGTAPHCLLDYFPDDFLLVVDESHVTIPQIGAMYEGDMSRKRTLVDHGFRLPSAMDNRPLKWDEFLERIGQTVYMSATPGKYELSKSDGFVEQIIRPTGLVDPQVVVKPSKGQIDDLLGEIRTRTERDERVLVTTLTKRMAEDLTGYLLEHGVKVEYLHSDVDTLRRVELLRELRMGTFDVLVGINLLREGLDLPEVSLVSILDADKEGFLRSSTSLIQTIGRAARNVSGEVHMYADRITDSMAKAIDETNRRREIQVAYNKKHGVDPQPLRKKIADITDQLAREDADTKALLAEAAKQKTKGKGKGVRKDGLAAAPAEDLTSLIASMTEQMHAAAAELQFELAARLRDEVGDLKKELRQMQAAGHA, from the coding sequence ATGAGTCTTGCGCAGGACATCAAGAGAGTCGTGGCACCGTTTGAGGTCATCAGTGACTACAAGCCCGCCGGTGACCAGCCCACCGCCATCAAGGAACTCGCCGAGCGGATCAAAGCCGGCGAAAAGGACGTTGTCCTCCTGGGCGCCACAGGTACCGGTAAGAGCGCGACGGCGGCCTGGCTGGTGGAGCAGGTGCAGCGGCCCACACTGGTGATGGTCCAGAACAAGACGCTGGCTGCCCAGCTGGCGAACGAGTTCCGGGAGCTGCTGCCCAACAACGCGGTGGAGTACTTCGTTTCCTACTACGACTACTACCAGCCGGAAGCCTACGTCCCGCAGACGGACACCTTCATTGAGAAGGACTCCTCGATCAATGAGGAAGTCGAACGCCTGCGCCACTCGGCCACCAACGCCCTGCTGACCCGGCGTGACGTGATTGTGGTGGCGACGGTGTCCTGCATTTACGGCCTGGGCACCCCGGAAGAGTACATCGAAGCAATGGTGACCCTGCGCCGGGGCCAGCAGATGAACCGCGATGACCTGCTGCGCCGCTTCGTAGCGATGCAGTACGTCCGCAATGACATGGACTTCCACCGCGGCACCTTCCGCGTGCGCGGCGACACTGTGGAAATTATTCCGATGTACGAAGAGAACGCGATCCGCGTTGAATTCTTCGGCGACGAGATCGAGAACATCTACACCCTGCATCCGCTGACCGGGGACGTTATCCACGAAGAGACGGAGATGTACGTCTTCCCGGCGTCGCACTACGTGGCCGGCGAGGACCGGATGCACCGGGCCATCCGCCAGATCGAGGACGAGCTGCAGGTGCGGCTGAAGGAACTGGAATCGCAGAACAAGCTGGTGGAAGCCCAGCGGCTGCGGATGCGGACCACCTATGACCTGGAAATGATGCAGCAGATGGGCTTCTGCAACGGCATCGAGAACTACTCGAGGCATATCGACGGCCGCGGTCCGGGCACTGCCCCGCACTGCCTGCTGGACTATTTCCCGGACGACTTCCTGCTGGTGGTGGACGAATCCCACGTCACCATTCCGCAGATCGGTGCCATGTACGAGGGCGACATGTCCCGCAAGCGCACCCTGGTGGACCACGGCTTCCGGCTGCCCTCTGCAATGGACAACCGGCCGCTGAAATGGGACGAGTTCCTGGAACGGATCGGCCAGACCGTCTACATGTCCGCCACCCCGGGCAAGTACGAGCTGTCCAAGTCGGACGGCTTCGTGGAGCAGATCATCCGGCCCACCGGCCTGGTGGATCCGCAGGTGGTGGTCAAGCCGAGCAAGGGCCAGATCGATGACCTGCTGGGTGAAATCCGCACCCGGACCGAACGGGATGAACGCGTCCTGGTGACCACGCTGACCAAGCGGATGGCCGAGGACCTGACCGGCTATCTGCTGGAGCACGGGGTCAAGGTGGAATACCTTCACTCCGACGTCGACACGCTGCGCCGTGTGGAGCTGCTTCGGGAACTGCGGATGGGCACCTTCGATGTGCTGGTCGGCATTAACCTGCTTCGAGAGGGCCTCGACCTTCCCGAGGTGTCGCTGGTGAGCATCCTCGACGCCGACAAAGAGGGCTTCCTGCGCTCCTCCACCTCGCTGATCCAGACCATCGGCCGTGCTGCCCGTAACGTTTCGGGCGAGGTGCACATGTATGCGGACCGGATCACCGATTCCATGGCCAAGGCCATCGATGAGACCAACCGCCGGCGCGAAATCCAGGTTGCGTACAACAAGAAGCACGGTGTGGACCCGCAGCCGCTGCGCAAGAAGATCGCGGACATCACCGACCAGCTGGCCCGCGAGGATGCCGACACCAAGGCTCTCCTGGCAGAGGCGGCCAAGCAGAAGACGAAGGGCAAGGGCAAGGGGGTCCGGAAGGACGGCCTGGCTGCGGCTCCCGCCGAGGACCTCACCAGCCTGATCGCGTCCATGACCGAGCAGATGCATGCCGCTGCCGCCGAGCTGCAGTTCGAGTTGGCCGCCCGGCTCCGCGACGAGGTGGGGGACCTGAAGAAGGAACTGCGGCAGATGCAGGCCGCCGGGCACGCCTAG
- a CDS encoding NUDIX hydrolase yields MPEPHPGQRLVYAWSGPPSLELWTEDVSRNGRSWLQHRLVAEHGTPGVVIVAEADGHFAMVEHWRPAAGRSFLEFPRGFGSPAGSGPDRAVHDAARELEEETGLQGTRFRVLGSVWADSSLLQGHAVVVAATVDRSAEPLTRDGEIDEFRWVPVDSVPALMGAGEIADGLTLSAYAFWAGDRTTGQ; encoded by the coding sequence ATGCCGGAGCCTCACCCGGGCCAGCGCCTGGTGTATGCCTGGTCCGGGCCGCCAAGCCTTGAATTGTGGACCGAAGATGTCTCCCGCAACGGAAGGTCCTGGCTGCAGCACCGGCTTGTTGCGGAACACGGCACCCCCGGCGTGGTCATCGTCGCGGAGGCCGACGGCCACTTTGCCATGGTGGAGCACTGGCGGCCTGCAGCCGGGCGCAGTTTCCTCGAGTTTCCGAGGGGGTTCGGAAGCCCCGCCGGCTCCGGACCGGACCGGGCCGTCCACGACGCAGCGCGCGAGCTTGAAGAGGAAACCGGACTGCAGGGTACCCGCTTCCGGGTACTGGGGTCCGTGTGGGCAGACAGCTCTCTCTTGCAGGGCCATGCAGTGGTTGTCGCGGCCACCGTGGACCGGTCCGCGGAGCCGCTCACCCGCGACGGTGAAATAGATGAATTCCGCTGGGTACCGGTGGACAGCGTCCCGGCCCTGATGGGGGCAGGAGAGATAGCCGACGGCCTGACGTTGTCCGCCTACGCGTTCTGGGCGGGCGACCGGACAACCGGCCAGTAG
- a CDS encoding MBL fold metallo-hydrolase, with translation MEDLENITIRSVSVSEMDNNVYLLTGKASGAQVLIDAAADFPAIERLLADGAQDAAVPAKLELVITTHSHWDHVRALAETVAATGARTAAGTADIPDIEVPTTVPLDHGDTGTFPDFELEAISLRGHTPGSVALLYRDPHGPAHLFTGDSLFPGGLGNTQKDPERFAQLYQDVFERVFDYLPDDTVVHPGHGAGTTLGAERPHLREWKERGW, from the coding sequence ATGGAGGATCTGGAGAACATCACTATCCGCAGCGTGTCCGTCAGCGAAATGGACAACAACGTCTACCTGCTCACCGGGAAGGCGTCCGGTGCGCAGGTGCTTATCGACGCCGCCGCCGACTTCCCGGCCATCGAGCGGCTGCTGGCCGACGGGGCGCAGGACGCCGCGGTACCGGCGAAGCTGGAACTGGTCATCACCACGCACAGCCACTGGGACCACGTCCGGGCGCTCGCCGAAACGGTGGCGGCCACCGGTGCGAGGACCGCAGCCGGCACGGCGGACATCCCCGACATTGAGGTACCCACGACTGTTCCCCTGGACCACGGGGACACCGGCACGTTCCCCGACTTTGAGCTGGAGGCGATCTCGCTGCGCGGCCACACCCCGGGCTCCGTGGCCCTGCTCTACCGGGACCCGCACGGTCCCGCCCACCTGTTTACCGGGGATTCCCTCTTTCCCGGCGGGCTGGGCAACACGCAGAAGGACCCGGAACGTTTTGCACAGCTGTATCAGGACGTATTCGAACGTGTGTTCGATTATCTGCCGGATGACACCGTGGTGCACCCGGGACACGGGGCCGGCACCACGTTGGGCGCCGAGCGTCCGCACCTGCGGGAATGGAAGGAACGCGGCTGGTAG
- a CDS encoding RNA helicase encodes MKLLEQLASGPSSTRTIDPDETYTSFLEWVESRGMSLYPAQDEAVMELVTGNNVILATPTGSGKSMVAIAAHFHAMAHDERSYYTAPIKALVSEKFFALCEIFGAENVGMVTGDSSVNKDAPIICCTAEILANIALREGPDADLGTVIMDEFHFYSDPQRGWAWQVPLLELPQAQFLLMSATLGDMTRIANELSELTNRDTVTVSSVQRPIPLHYYYVETPVQESLEELLATKQVPVYVVHFSQIEAIDRAQALMSINVCTREEKDKIGELIAGFRFAPGFGKTLNRLVRHGIGVHHAGMLPKYRRLVEQLAQAGLLKVICGTDTLGVGINVPIRTVLITALSKYDGTRTRPLKVREFHQIAGRAGRAGYDTAGTVVVQAPEHVIENVKAMAKAQAKFGDDQKKLRQVVKKKPQAGFVSWGKPTFEKLVDGTPEPLTSSFNITHSMLLNLLERPGDPFTAAKKLLTNNHETRSSQLALMKKALSIYRELKTAGIVEVLPEPDADGRTVRLKVHLQPNFALNQPLSPFAMASLEILDPDSPSYALDVVSVIEAIMEKPRQVLSAQEKKARGEAIAAMKSQGIEYDERMALLEEVTYPQPLAELLEQSFEVYRSGAPWLGEFELSPKSIVRDMYERAMSFGEYVQFYSLARSEGVLLRYLSDTYKALLHTVPPERLREDLEDIIEWLGELVRQTDSSLLDEWEELTNGINPDASDEPVLPPVPDRLTANVRAFRVMVRNEMFSRVKLFADEDDRALGELDGDAGWDADRWAEVLDAYFEEHEDIDDGPDGRGPNLLIIKELPGKWEVRQIFKDPANHLDWGITAEVDLAASDEAGSPVIKVITAGRLD; translated from the coding sequence ATGAAACTTCTTGAGCAGCTTGCCTCCGGCCCGTCCAGCACCCGCACCATCGATCCCGACGAGACCTACACGTCCTTCCTGGAGTGGGTGGAGAGCCGGGGCATGTCGCTGTACCCGGCGCAGGACGAGGCAGTGATGGAGCTGGTGACGGGGAACAACGTCATCCTGGCCACCCCCACCGGTTCCGGCAAGTCCATGGTGGCGATTGCTGCGCATTTCCATGCCATGGCGCACGATGAGCGCAGTTACTACACCGCCCCCATCAAGGCCCTGGTCTCCGAGAAGTTCTTCGCACTGTGCGAGATTTTCGGCGCCGAGAACGTCGGCATGGTCACCGGTGACTCCTCCGTGAACAAGGACGCCCCGATCATCTGCTGCACCGCGGAGATCCTGGCCAACATTGCCCTGCGCGAAGGCCCCGACGCGGACCTGGGCACCGTGATCATGGATGAGTTCCATTTCTACTCGGACCCGCAGCGCGGCTGGGCCTGGCAGGTTCCGCTGCTGGAGCTGCCGCAGGCCCAGTTCCTGCTGATGTCCGCCACGCTGGGCGATATGACCCGGATCGCGAACGAGCTCAGCGAGCTCACCAACCGGGACACCGTCACGGTCTCCTCCGTGCAGCGGCCCATCCCCCTGCATTACTACTACGTGGAGACCCCGGTCCAGGAATCCCTGGAGGAGCTGCTGGCCACCAAGCAGGTGCCGGTCTACGTAGTGCACTTTTCCCAGATCGAAGCCATTGACCGGGCCCAGGCCCTGATGAGCATCAACGTCTGCACCCGCGAGGAAAAGGACAAGATCGGCGAGCTGATTGCCGGCTTCCGGTTCGCTCCCGGCTTCGGCAAGACCCTGAACCGGCTGGTCCGGCACGGCATCGGCGTGCACCACGCCGGCATGCTGCCCAAGTACCGCCGCCTGGTGGAGCAGTTGGCACAGGCCGGCCTGCTTAAGGTCATCTGCGGCACCGACACCCTGGGGGTCGGCATCAATGTGCCCATCCGCACCGTGCTGATCACCGCCCTGTCAAAGTACGACGGCACGCGCACCCGGCCCCTGAAGGTCCGGGAGTTCCACCAGATCGCCGGACGCGCCGGGCGGGCCGGCTATGACACGGCAGGCACCGTCGTCGTGCAGGCACCGGAACACGTGATCGAAAACGTCAAGGCCATGGCCAAGGCGCAGGCGAAGTTCGGTGATGACCAGAAGAAGCTGCGCCAGGTGGTGAAGAAAAAACCGCAGGCCGGCTTTGTGTCCTGGGGCAAGCCCACCTTCGAGAAGCTGGTGGACGGCACCCCGGAGCCGCTGACCTCAAGCTTCAACATCACCCACTCCATGCTGCTGAACCTGCTGGAGCGTCCGGGTGACCCGTTCACAGCGGCCAAGAAACTGCTCACGAACAACCACGAGACCCGGTCCTCCCAGCTGGCCCTGATGAAGAAGGCCCTAAGCATCTACCGGGAACTGAAGACCGCCGGCATTGTCGAAGTGCTGCCCGAGCCCGACGCCGACGGCCGCACCGTCCGCTTGAAGGTGCACCTGCAGCCGAACTTCGCCCTCAACCAGCCGTTGTCCCCGTTTGCCATGGCCTCCCTGGAGATCCTGGATCCGGACAGCCCGTCCTACGCACTGGACGTGGTCTCCGTGATCGAGGCGATCATGGAAAAGCCCCGACAGGTCCTCTCCGCCCAGGAGAAGAAGGCCCGCGGCGAAGCGATCGCCGCCATGAAGTCCCAGGGCATCGAGTACGACGAGCGGATGGCCCTGCTGGAGGAAGTCACCTATCCGCAGCCGCTGGCGGAACTGCTGGAGCAGTCCTTCGAGGTGTACCGCTCCGGTGCACCCTGGCTGGGCGAGTTCGAACTCAGCCCCAAGTCGATTGTCCGGGACATGTACGAGCGGGCCATGAGCTTCGGCGAGTACGTGCAGTTCTACTCGCTGGCGCGCTCGGAAGGCGTGCTGCTGCGCTACCTCTCGGACACCTACAAGGCACTCCTGCACACCGTGCCGCCGGAACGGCTCCGCGAAGATCTCGAAGACATCATCGAGTGGCTCGGCGAACTGGTCCGCCAGACCGATTCCTCGCTGCTGGACGAATGGGAAGAGCTGACCAACGGCATCAACCCCGACGCCTCGGATGAACCGGTGCTTCCGCCGGTTCCGGACCGGCTGACCGCCAACGTACGGGCCTTCCGGGTCATGGTGCGCAACGAGATGTTCTCCCGGGTGAAGCTTTTTGCGGACGAGGATGACCGCGCCCTTGGAGAGCTCGACGGCGACGCCGGCTGGGACGCCGACCGCTGGGCGGAGGTCCTGGACGCGTACTTCGAGGAACACGAGGACATCGACGACGGACCCGACGGCCGCGGCCCGAACCTGCTGATCATCAAGGAACTCCCCGGCAAATGGGAAGTCCGGCAGATCTTCAAGGACCCGGCCAACCACCTGGACTGGGGCATCACCGCGGAAGTGGACCTGGCCGCCTCGGATGAAGCCGGCAGCCCCGTCATCAAGGTGATCACCGCCGGACGCCTGGATTAG
- the coaE gene encoding dephospho-CoA kinase, with protein sequence MLKVGLTGGIAAGKSLVARTLVRCGAVLVDADALAREVVEPGTEGLAAVVEAFGPQILAADGSLDRPALAAVVFGDEERRTVLNGIIHPLVRARAAQLAAEAPPDGILVQDIPLLVETGQAGNFDFVVVVEAPEDVRLQRMVQDRGMDPEAARARITAQATPEQRAEAADVVLHNTGTPEELVTAVRDLWETRLVPLNEARSRAGR encoded by the coding sequence ATGCTCAAGGTTGGACTCACCGGCGGGATCGCTGCCGGAAAATCCCTTGTCGCCCGGACCCTCGTTCGGTGCGGCGCCGTGCTGGTGGACGCCGATGCCCTGGCCCGTGAAGTGGTGGAGCCGGGCACCGAAGGCCTGGCCGCCGTCGTCGAGGCCTTCGGCCCTCAGATCCTGGCCGCAGACGGCTCGCTGGACCGCCCGGCGCTGGCCGCAGTGGTCTTCGGCGACGAGGAACGCCGTACGGTGCTGAACGGCATCATCCATCCGCTGGTCCGGGCGCGGGCCGCGCAGCTTGCGGCGGAGGCCCCGCCGGACGGGATCCTGGTCCAGGACATCCCGCTGCTGGTGGAAACCGGCCAGGCCGGGAACTTCGACTTCGTCGTCGTGGTGGAGGCGCCCGAGGACGTGCGGCTGCAGCGCATGGTGCAGGACCGGGGGATGGATCCCGAGGCCGCGCGGGCCCGGATCACCGCGCAGGCAACTCCCGAACAGCGGGCGGAGGCCGCCGACGTCGTCCTGCACAACACCGGCACCCCCGAGGAACTGGTGACTGCCGTACGCGACCTCTGGGAGACCCGGCTGGTGCCGCTGAACGAGGCGCGGAGCCGGGCCGGGCGGTAG
- a CDS encoding YigZ family protein, with translation MSDIDAAAGRYTTIAGEHRAELEIRRSRFITVLRRTETEEQARALVADLRREFHDARHHCSAFVLGPGREVQRSSDDGEPSGTAGIPMLEALTKRETFNGATDLSDITAVTVRYFGGILLGAGGLVRAYSESVSSALDTAPLLRRRRMQLYGIPAGHSAAGRLENDLRTAGVSVLGTDYSAAGASINVALPDIPDALDAFHARLASLTAGASEPVPLGTEWIDRD, from the coding sequence GTGAGCGATATCGACGCGGCGGCGGGGCGCTACACCACCATCGCCGGTGAACACCGCGCTGAACTTGAAATCCGACGCTCACGCTTCATTACCGTGCTGCGCCGCACCGAAACGGAGGAGCAGGCGCGGGCCCTGGTGGCGGACCTGCGCCGCGAGTTCCATGACGCCCGGCACCACTGCAGCGCCTTCGTGCTGGGTCCCGGTCGCGAAGTCCAACGCTCCAGCGACGACGGCGAACCCTCCGGCACCGCCGGCATTCCGATGCTGGAAGCGCTGACCAAGCGGGAGACCTTCAACGGAGCGACGGATCTCAGCGATATCACCGCCGTGACCGTCCGCTACTTCGGGGGGATCCTTCTCGGTGCGGGCGGGTTGGTGCGTGCCTACTCCGAGTCCGTCTCCTCGGCCCTCGACACCGCTCCCCTGCTGAGGCGACGGCGGATGCAGCTTTACGGCATTCCGGCCGGACACTCCGCGGCCGGACGGCTGGAAAACGACCTCCGCACCGCAGGCGTCAGCGTGCTGGGCACGGATTATTCGGCCGCCGGCGCCTCCATCAACGTCGCCCTGCCGGACATCCCCGACGCCCTGGATGCCTTCCATGCCAGGCTCGCTTCCCTGACCGCCGGAGCCTCCGAGCCGGTCCCCCTTGGAACAGAATGGATCGACCGTGACTGA
- a CDS encoding trans-aconitate 2-methyltransferase, giving the protein MKWDPEKYTQFSSHRDRPFFDLTARVAASSPARVVDLGCGTGVLTAALAARWPQAQVTGVDSSEEMIASARALEGAPSNLDFVQGRIEDWEPEPGTDVVVSNAALQWVPGHQELLRRWAKQLDDGAWLAVQVPGNFTAPSHVLMRELAASAAWAPKLEGVLRHADAVDEPGDYLALFTEAGFEADVWETSYAQVLAGEDPVLEWVRGTALRPVIDALSAEDFAAFETEYAALLRQAYPRQAWGTVFPFRRLFMVGRKKA; this is encoded by the coding sequence ATGAAATGGGATCCCGAAAAGTACACACAGTTCTCCTCGCACCGCGACCGCCCGTTCTTCGACCTCACGGCCCGGGTAGCTGCTTCTTCTCCCGCGCGTGTGGTGGACCTGGGCTGCGGCACGGGCGTCCTCACCGCCGCACTCGCTGCCCGCTGGCCGCAGGCGCAGGTCACCGGCGTCGATTCCTCGGAGGAGATGATCGCCTCGGCCCGCGCATTGGAGGGCGCGCCGTCGAACCTGGACTTCGTACAGGGCCGGATCGAGGACTGGGAACCGGAGCCCGGCACGGACGTGGTGGTGTCCAACGCCGCACTGCAGTGGGTGCCGGGTCACCAGGAGCTCCTGCGCCGCTGGGCCAAGCAGCTCGACGACGGCGCCTGGCTGGCGGTGCAGGTCCCCGGCAACTTCACTGCACCTTCCCATGTGCTGATGCGGGAACTGGCGGCGAGCGCCGCCTGGGCCCCGAAGCTGGAGGGGGTGCTGCGCCATGCCGACGCCGTGGACGAGCCCGGGGACTACCTGGCCCTCTTCACCGAGGCCGGATTCGAAGCGGATGTCTGGGAGACCAGCTACGCCCAGGTCCTGGCCGGTGAGGACCCGGTGCTGGAATGGGTACGCGGCACCGCCCTGCGTCCGGTCATCGACGCCTTGTCCGCCGAGGACTTCGCCGCTTTCGAAACCGAATACGCGGCGCTGCTGCGCCAGGCCTATCCGCGGCAGGCCTGGGGAACCGTTTTCCCGTTCCGGCGCCTGTTTATGGTGGGGCGGAAAAAGGCCTAG
- a CDS encoding alpha/beta fold hydrolase — MNVTDHWFTVPLDHAVPDGETITVFAREYVDAELPAAEAQELPWLLYLQGGPGGKGNRLLQFGGWTKAASKHFRILMLDQRGTGLSTPADRQTLPRRGDAAAQAEYLTHFRADSIVADAELIRQALGSGPWSTYGQSYGGFCTLTYLSFAPEGLRECLVTGGLAPLTGPADRVYEATFRRVAARNAEYFGRYPEDRETTTRIARHLESVPEFLPSGERLTVRRFQMAGSYLGGNTRVDGLHYLLQEAFVPTPDGERLSDTFLEAVHGLVTRAPNPLYAVMHESIYGQGEATNWAAERVLKSFPEFEPTAPEPLFTGEMVYPWYFDEDPALLPLRDTAELLARKPDWDPLYDTAQLARNAVPVAAAVYTDDIYVDRELSMETAGAVKGLQVWQTADFHHDGIADDGEAIFNRLLGMVRGKDA, encoded by the coding sequence ATGAACGTGACGGACCACTGGTTCACGGTGCCGCTGGACCACGCGGTTCCGGACGGTGAGACCATTACCGTCTTTGCCCGCGAATACGTCGACGCCGAACTGCCCGCGGCCGAAGCGCAGGAGTTGCCGTGGCTGCTGTACCTTCAGGGCGGCCCTGGCGGCAAGGGCAACCGGCTGCTGCAGTTCGGCGGCTGGACGAAGGCTGCGTCCAAGCACTTCCGGATCCTGATGCTGGACCAGCGCGGGACCGGGCTCTCCACTCCGGCGGACCGGCAGACCCTGCCGCGCCGCGGAGACGCCGCGGCGCAGGCGGAGTATCTCACCCATTTCCGGGCCGATTCGATTGTGGCCGATGCCGAGCTCATCCGGCAGGCCCTGGGCTCGGGTCCGTGGAGCACCTACGGGCAGAGCTACGGCGGCTTCTGCACCCTGACCTACCTCTCCTTCGCCCCCGAGGGACTGCGCGAATGCCTCGTTACCGGCGGACTGGCCCCCTTGACGGGGCCCGCGGACCGGGTCTACGAGGCAACCTTCCGGCGGGTGGCGGCACGCAACGCAGAGTACTTCGGGCGCTACCCGGAAGACCGGGAGACCACCACTCGGATTGCCCGGCACCTCGAGTCGGTCCCGGAGTTCCTGCCCTCCGGGGAGCGGCTGACCGTGCGTCGTTTCCAGATGGCCGGGTCTTATCTGGGCGGCAACACCCGGGTGGACGGGCTGCATTACCTGCTGCAGGAAGCCTTCGTTCCCACGCCGGACGGCGAACGCCTCTCCGATACCTTCCTGGAGGCCGTCCACGGGCTGGTCACCCGTGCCCCGAATCCGCTGTACGCGGTGATGCACGAGTCCATCTACGGCCAGGGCGAAGCCACCAACTGGGCCGCGGAGCGCGTCCTGAAGTCCTTCCCTGAGTTCGAACCCACGGCCCCGGAACCGCTCTTCACCGGTGAGATGGTCTACCCCTGGTACTTCGACGAGGATCCGGCGCTCCTCCCGCTTCGGGACACGGCAGAACTGCTGGCCCGGAAGCCGGACTGGGATCCCCTCTACGACACCGCTCAACTGGCGCGCAACGCCGTGCCCGTGGCCGCCGCCGTCTACACGGACGACATTTACGTGGACCGGGAGCTGTCCATGGAGACGGCAGGCGCCGTGAAGGGACTGCAGGTCTGGCAAACCGCCGATTTCCACCACGACGGAATTGCGGACGACGGCGAGGCTATCTTCAACCGCCTGCTGGGCATGGTCCGTGGCAAGGACGCGTAG